A window of the Pristis pectinata isolate sPriPec2 chromosome 27, sPriPec2.1.pri, whole genome shotgun sequence genome harbors these coding sequences:
- the esama gene encoding endothelial cell adhesion molecule a, translating into MDVMKLTLWFLLTVTRNDDVVSQGLQLQMQNRQQVSIGNSVVLTSRIVTDSAYFNVVSVVWTKGISGVIAMYANNKTVIKSQYRNRVSFLHSKPIRDVSIFINNTSLADSDHYTCTVITVNPDSMQTGETNLSVLIPPSTPKCSINGSQFIGHNVTLTCRSTSGKPVPSYTWQRITPKPQIFNFPVHNPRMGTLTLRNLTKEMSGLYTCRSINLAGNASCSIQMEVITSNNAGLIAGAAIGVLLGICLLATIIVFFCIYQRKRTPEKEEDLANEIKEDAQAPVGNVWIKNDLISKNGTLCSVNSTIRSYKPYPTKPPSYAASTITAMDVSSNGSCNHPKRSQKSDYAMTVNTHHSSPSPKWQNGTPSQAPKQEPTLPSMTSSNLARMGAVPVMVPAQSQVGSLV; encoded by the exons ATGTGGTATCACAAGGATTGCAGCTGCAGATGCAGAACAGACAGCAGGTCTCTATTGGCAATTCAGTTGTCCTGACCAGCCGGATTGTCACAGACTCAGCATACTTCAATGTCGTATCTGTGGTTTGGACCAAAGGAATCTCAGGAGTG ATTGCAATGTATGCCAATAACAAAACGGTGATAAAATCTCAATACAGAAACCGTGTTAGTTTCCTGCATTCGAAGCCAATCAGAGATGTCTCCATATTTATCAACAACACCAGTTTAGCTGATTCAGATCACTACACTTGCACCGTGATCACTGTAAATCCTGACTcaatgcaaactggagaaacCAACCTGTCTGTGCTGA TTCCGCCCTCCACTCCAAAATGCAGCATCAATGGAAGCCAATTTATTGGCCATAATGTGACCCTGACCTGTCGCTCAACAAGTGGCAAACCAGTCCCCAGCTATACTTGGCAACGGATTACTCCCAAGCCACAGATTTTTAACTTCCCAGTCCACA ACCCCCGAATGGGAACTCTGACATTGAGGAACCTCACCAAGGAGATGTCTGGATTGTACACTTGCAGATCCATAAATTTAGCAGGGAATGCATCATGCTCAATACAGATGGAAGTGATAACTT CCAATAACGCAGGGCTCATCGCTGGGGCTGCTATTGGGGTGCTCTTAGGCATATGTTTGCTAGCCACTATCATTGTTTTCTTCTGCATCTATCAGAGGAAGAGAACACCAGAAAAGGAGGAAGATCTAGCTAATGAGATAAA AGAGGATGCCCAGGCACCGGTTGGAAATGTATGGATTAAGAATGACCTAATCTCCAAAAATGGCACCCTGTGTTCTGTGAATAGCACAATACGTAGCTACAAACCATATCCTACCAAACCACCATCATATGCTGCTTCAACTATCACTGCAATGGATGTAAGCAGCAATGGAAGCTGCAACCATCCAAAACGTTCCCAAAAATCAGATTACGCAATGACAGTTAATACTCACCACTCTAGTCCTTCCCCTAAATGGCAGAATGGAACTCCGTCGCAGGCACCAAAACAGGAACCCACACTGCCCTCTATGACTTCATCAAATCTTGCCAGAATGGGGGCTGTGCCAGTTATGGTGCCAGCCCAGAGTCAAGTCGGATCTCTGGTGTAG